A genomic segment from Acidobacteriota bacterium encodes:
- the rfaE2 gene encoding D-glycero-beta-D-manno-heptose 1-phosphate adenylyltransferase — protein sequence MGLEKLKHGGDLDRAVAALRAAGRTVVFTNGCFDLLHPGHIRYLRAARRLGGALLVAVNTDASIRRLKGPSRPVQPEGDRAEILCALEMVDLVTLFDEDTPLDLIRRLLPDVLAKGGDWPVERIVGHAEVLANGGRVFSLPFEEGFSSSSLIDGAR from the coding sequence ATGGGGCTTGAGAAACTGAAACACGGCGGGGACCTGGACCGGGCGGTGGCGGCGCTGCGTGCGGCCGGTCGGACGGTGGTCTTCACCAACGGCTGCTTCGACCTCCTCCACCCGGGGCACATTCGCTACCTTCGGGCCGCCCGCCGACTGGGGGGAGCCCTGCTGGTGGCCGTCAACACCGACGCCTCCATCCGCCGGCTCAAGGGGCCCAGCCGGCCGGTCCAGCCGGAGGGGGACCGCGCCGAGATCCTCTGCGCCCTGGAGATGGTGGACCTGGTGACCCTCTTCGACGAGGACACCCCCCTGGACCTGATCCGCCGCCTGCTCCCCGACGTCCTGGCCAAGGGCGGCGACTGGCCGGTGGAGCGGATCGTGGGCCACGCGGAGGTCCTCGCGAACGGCGGGAGGGTCTTCTCACTCCCCTTCGAGGAGGGCTTCTCATCCAGTTCGCTCATCGATGGGGCCCGGTAG
- a CDS encoding energy transducer TonB, with the protein MVAPEKPRTKASTRDAEKRAAMARLLVLSAAVLCASGLARAATFFAYTDPQRVFTLEFGKENRAVLNVLNLTDYVQILEAQGILVVGKSGSATVGQVFAEKGEDGQVRYFASRILKERSVTGVDLWGAFRGGDDVLKVFIQMGGRVFEMESLAEPAFETFLNRLSELDLKASDVATAMKKGEIGDLGTFYPWEESEEYRKVFDAAVTDDGVNPTKVIRRTPILPTPEAEAAGYAGKVSVKVVIDRAGNVVSVKFDTTPPHGMGRRIEETIRNGWRFLPATSGGEVVPSEAKITLEFGPRHGA; encoded by the coding sequence ATGGTCGCACCTGAAAAACCGAGGACGAAGGCAAGCACGCGGGACGCGGAAAAACGCGCGGCCATGGCGCGGCTGCTGGTGTTGTCGGCGGCGGTCCTCTGTGCCTCCGGGTTGGCCCGGGCGGCGACGTTTTTCGCTTATACCGACCCCCAGCGGGTCTTCACGCTGGAGTTCGGCAAAGAGAACCGGGCGGTCCTCAACGTGCTCAACCTCACCGACTACGTCCAGATCCTCGAGGCGCAGGGAATCCTGGTGGTGGGGAAATCGGGCTCTGCCACCGTGGGACAGGTCTTCGCGGAGAAGGGGGAGGATGGGCAGGTCCGCTACTTCGCCTCCCGGATCCTCAAGGAGCGTTCCGTCACGGGCGTGGACCTCTGGGGGGCTTTCCGGGGCGGGGACGACGTCCTGAAGGTCTTCATCCAGATGGGCGGGCGGGTCTTCGAAATGGAGTCCCTCGCGGAGCCGGCCTTCGAAACCTTCCTCAACCGCCTCTCCGAGCTGGACCTCAAGGCCTCCGACGTGGCGACCGCCATGAAGAAGGGCGAAATCGGCGACCTGGGGACCTTCTATCCCTGGGAAGAGTCCGAGGAGTATCGGAAGGTGTTCGACGCGGCGGTCACCGACGACGGGGTCAACCCCACCAAGGTCATCCGCCGGACCCCCATCCTTCCCACTCCCGAGGCCGAAGCCGCCGGGTACGCGGGCAAGGTGTCCGTCAAGGTCGTCATCGACCGCGCCGGGAACGTCGTCTCGGTGAAGTTCGACACGACCCCGCCCCACGGGATGGGGCGCCGGATCGAGGAGACGATCCGGAACGGGTGGCGCTTCCTGCCCGCCACCTCCGGGGGGGAGGTGGTCCCCTCCGAGGCGAAGATCACCCTCGAATTCGGGCCGCGGCATGGGGCTTGA
- a CDS encoding tetratricopeptide repeat protein encodes MRKLLLILVTGFLFPVVRAGLPDKLPRLDMLSVSVDAKLAPAESRLDATAEVRVRLADRTNFIGLRLNGNLEATEVTDEQGEALRFVQESGEPAGLVVHLGSQREASTELVVRVAYHGVFAVSEFDFNRAVGSDAYSLVSPDLVELYASAFWYPRSSDILDRCRYAFRVTLPPGLTVYTAGELAEKTEEGGAAVFLYRTDGETLSPSLVAGRFRVVEKETGGGERIRFALRKDIPDEGAALDKFVACASFVEERFPRIPWPAGLTVVEVSNECRETFGMPGIVFLRSREFAAAATHLREGYRRFAQQKWLFQLRYVSLADAWVPEGFSRLAAAFGMAGKDGEEALAREMRACAVDALKFADAETVRRGVRLGPGSEKYHSVVVSKGAWVLYMLRGILGAAEFERLMKTVAEHGLKEPLDSGVLQRLASEIHGKDLAWFFPQWLDNVNLPRFSVDYLVFRKSAGGYTAEGKVDQEGTLFRMPLDLRVNLKDGFEHRTLEMAGDMTRFRFDIQARPVKLDLDPEYRMLHRSRDLEVEVFIVRGEEAFENGDYLGAVDHFRRAVELENRNSLAYFRMALVFFAQGNYNTAVDTFRDALNGSGKPEWVLALCYLNIGKCYDLLGQRERAIAEYNKAINTADDSRGAVTEAGKFIKEPFATGKPGESAPPPEPPAGSEAKGKTDTRAQ; translated from the coding sequence ATGCGTAAACTGCTGCTGATCCTCGTGACGGGTTTCCTGTTCCCGGTGGTGCGGGCCGGCCTGCCTGATAAACTGCCCCGGTTGGATATGCTGTCCGTCAGCGTGGACGCGAAGCTGGCCCCGGCGGAGAGCCGGCTGGACGCCACTGCCGAGGTCCGCGTCCGCCTGGCCGACCGGACCAACTTCATCGGCCTGCGGCTCAACGGCAACCTGGAGGCCACGGAAGTGACCGACGAACAGGGTGAGGCCCTGCGCTTCGTCCAGGAGTCGGGGGAGCCGGCCGGCCTGGTCGTCCACCTCGGGTCGCAGCGCGAGGCGTCCACGGAACTGGTCGTCCGGGTGGCCTACCACGGGGTGTTCGCCGTGTCCGAGTTCGATTTCAACCGGGCCGTGGGGAGTGACGCCTACTCCCTCGTCAGCCCCGACCTGGTGGAGCTTTACGCGTCCGCTTTCTGGTACCCCCGCTCTTCCGATATCCTCGACCGTTGCCGCTACGCGTTCCGGGTCACCCTGCCGCCGGGGCTGACGGTGTACACGGCGGGTGAACTCGCCGAGAAGACCGAAGAGGGCGGTGCCGCGGTCTTCTTGTACCGGACCGACGGCGAGACCCTGTCCCCCTCCCTGGTGGCGGGGCGGTTCCGGGTGGTGGAGAAGGAGACGGGAGGGGGGGAGCGCATCCGCTTCGCCCTGCGGAAGGACATTCCCGACGAAGGGGCCGCCCTGGACAAGTTCGTCGCGTGCGCCTCCTTCGTCGAGGAACGCTTCCCCCGCATTCCCTGGCCGGCGGGCCTCACCGTCGTCGAAGTGTCCAACGAGTGCCGCGAGACCTTCGGCATGCCCGGCATTGTCTTCCTCCGGTCGCGGGAGTTCGCGGCCGCGGCAACGCACCTCCGGGAGGGGTACCGGCGTTTTGCCCAGCAGAAATGGCTTTTCCAGCTGCGTTATGTCTCGCTCGCGGACGCCTGGGTCCCCGAGGGCTTCTCCCGCCTGGCGGCGGCCTTCGGCATGGCCGGGAAGGACGGGGAGGAGGCCCTGGCCCGGGAGATGCGGGCCTGTGCCGTGGACGCCCTCAAGTTCGCCGATGCCGAAACGGTCCGGCGGGGGGTGCGCCTGGGCCCCGGGTCCGAGAAATACCACTCCGTCGTGGTCTCCAAGGGCGCCTGGGTGCTCTACATGCTCCGGGGCATCCTGGGGGCGGCGGAGTTCGAGCGCCTGATGAAGACCGTCGCGGAACACGGCCTGAAGGAGCCCCTGGATTCGGGGGTCCTGCAACGCCTGGCGTCGGAGATCCATGGGAAGGACCTCGCCTGGTTCTTTCCCCAGTGGCTCGACAACGTGAACCTGCCCCGGTTTTCCGTGGACTACCTGGTCTTCCGGAAGTCCGCCGGTGGCTACACGGCCGAGGGCAAGGTCGACCAGGAGGGGACCCTGTTCAGGATGCCCCTGGACCTGAGGGTCAACCTCAAGGACGGCTTCGAGCACCGGACCCTGGAGATGGCGGGGGACATGACCCGTTTCCGCTTCGACATCCAGGCCCGCCCCGTCAAGCTGGATCTGGACCCCGAGTACCGGATGCTCCACCGCAGCCGCGACCTCGAGGTGGAGGTCTTCATCGTCCGCGGGGAGGAAGCCTTCGAGAATGGCGATTACCTGGGCGCCGTCGACCACTTCCGCCGGGCCGTGGAACTGGAGAACCGGAACTCCCTCGCCTACTTCCGGATGGCCCTGGTCTTCTTCGCCCAGGGCAACTACAACACGGCGGTGGACACCTTCCGGGACGCCCTCAACGGGTCCGGGAAGCCCGAGTGGGTGTTGGCCCTGTGCTACTTGAACATCGGCAAGTGCTACGACCTTCTGGGTCAGCGGGAGCGCGCCATCGCCGAGTACAACAAGGCCATCAACACCGCCGACGACTCCCGGGGCGCCGTCACCGAGGCCGGGAAGTTCATCAAGGAACCCTTCGCCACGGGCAAACCCGGCGAGTCCGCCCCCCCTCCCGAACCGCCGGCCGGCAGCGAAGCGAAAGGGAAAACGGACACAAGGGCTCAATGA
- the lpxB gene encoding lipid-A-disaccharide synthase translates to MDMSGRDPEKDETRSGLNAPAPGTSSDDVLVVTGEASGDCYASQVVKAALAAAGPGRTVRFFGSGGDALRACGVDLLTDIHELSAIGPIEAFKLAGNYFRLFSGILREVKRRRTRVALLVDFPDFNLPLSGFLRRRGVQVLYYISPTVWAWRPGRIRVIRRNVSRLMCIFPFEEKLYRDRGVEVEYVGHPLLSTVSDIEPRDDFRRRYALPEGACLVSVLPGSRRKEVQHILPILLEALERIRAEMPDTLFVIPAASATVRAEIQGVISRWFDSGPRHLREEDLRVIDGDATNCLANSHAGIVKSGTSTLQAAVAGTPFIMVYRTTLPTWVLGQIILRNKYFCIVNLIADREIVPEILQKRLTGETTARAFLDVVRSESRYRKMKGELEEIRDTLGSRRAPESVAARLLEALGREPAASEGERNA, encoded by the coding sequence ATGGACATGTCCGGCAGAGACCCCGAGAAGGACGAGACGCGCAGCGGGCTGAACGCCCCCGCTCCCGGGACTTCCTCCGATGACGTGCTCGTGGTGACCGGCGAGGCGTCAGGGGACTGCTACGCCTCCCAGGTGGTGAAGGCGGCCCTCGCCGCGGCCGGTCCGGGGCGGACCGTCCGTTTCTTCGGCTCCGGCGGGGACGCCTTGAGGGCCTGCGGGGTCGATCTGCTCACCGACATCCACGAGCTGTCCGCCATCGGGCCCATCGAGGCCTTCAAGCTGGCGGGGAACTACTTCCGGCTCTTCTCGGGGATCCTCCGGGAAGTGAAGCGGCGGCGGACACGGGTCGCCCTCCTGGTGGACTTCCCCGATTTCAACCTGCCCCTCTCCGGCTTCCTCCGCCGGCGCGGGGTGCAGGTGCTCTACTACATCTCGCCCACCGTCTGGGCCTGGCGGCCGGGCCGGATCCGGGTCATCCGGCGAAACGTCTCGCGGCTCATGTGCATCTTTCCCTTCGAGGAGAAGCTCTACCGGGACCGGGGTGTCGAGGTGGAGTACGTGGGGCACCCGCTCCTCTCCACCGTTTCGGACATCGAGCCCCGCGACGATTTCCGGAGGCGGTACGCCCTGCCCGAGGGGGCCTGCCTCGTCAGCGTTCTCCCCGGGAGCCGCCGGAAGGAGGTCCAGCACATCCTCCCGATCCTGCTCGAGGCCCTGGAGCGGATCCGGGCGGAAATGCCGGACACCCTCTTCGTCATCCCGGCGGCTTCCGCCACGGTGCGGGCCGAAATCCAGGGGGTGATCTCGCGATGGTTCGACAGCGGTCCCCGGCACTTGCGCGAAGAAGACCTCCGGGTCATCGACGGGGACGCCACGAACTGCCTGGCGAACTCACACGCCGGGATCGTCAAGTCGGGGACGTCCACCCTGCAGGCTGCCGTGGCGGGGACCCCCTTCATCATGGTCTACCGCACGACCCTCCCGACCTGGGTCCTCGGTCAGATCATCCTGCGCAACAAGTACTTCTGCATCGTCAACCTGATCGCGGACCGCGAGATCGTGCCGGAGATCCTCCAGAAACGCCTGACGGGGGAGACCACCGCCCGGGCTTTCCTGGACGTGGTGCGCTCCGAGAGCCGTTACCGGAAAATGAAAGGCGAGCTGGAGGAGATCCGGGACACGCTCGGGAGCCGCAGGGCCCCGGAGAGCGTTGCCGCGCGGCTGCTGGAGGCCCTGGGCCGGGAACCGGCGGCCTCGGAAGGAGAAAGGAATGCGTAA
- a CDS encoding VCBS repeat-containing protein — MRKHVTRALGLLLFLFGLAGSAPALRAETVIWVDRNDDLSTGSGLTLRKAIEEANRAPSGDLVRIRFKAENAYSSYRFTLGSPLPALVHRNVILDGQFDDGSGRKACIRIPDGAVNTGQAILPVLSGGNVLQNLIIGGGRGTAILFSGSAATLNRVYRCALGYDPQDEDSPYDGMRLYYGIVLKDGAHDNVVGGPAADDVVLGNRITNCSKAGIFILGETTSQNVVQGNEIGSFTESSLYGNRVGVHIQDGCRNVVGGDHVSKGNAITLNQFNGILLEGPNAVQNYFGRNSMWDNGLLGIDISRSHVGDGPNRAFIPEMRQGPNYWITAPIIDSYYCVTTIDPENPFYFYISGRAVPNSKIEIYEADLHVSGFGEGKTFLSEAVVDAEGAFFTGFYATPNRFITLLGNYLGNSSEFSQSLQLIQSSPTIPVRMIQSWQSFFLIPKGFTRQCGFTLSSPVALGNSQTVNLTMLDSKIAEAPSAVPVMAGRNFGTFSVTGLDGGWTELIMRQPLNEGGTFCGVTVLCDEAEPINLDAGPFDQVRSLNGRIFYRFFRFTANAGDVISALAEPNGASPIDPVVVIFGGHTQNLAFNNDFSGEINSFAQTTIPEDGTYFVGVGDLYRYQGDVLSFRVKISKNPGELDMNTSFETQQAFSTDAAPGRLALGDLNNDGYDDAVVALPGPKKLQVCLKDPRPDARFKDPVYIGLAFTPGAVNISDLDGNGWKDIVVAGLGSGGVTVIYNNGQFAAKGPLKEASLDAMRRSFVSAAGGDVGANFDANADGYPDYALLDSGTGQLQVFLNDTHGNLAAGQSFLAGLKPLSIAVDDLDLDGKTDLAIADNTSNAINLFGGKGDGTFQGRGSLGGFSAPVDVKSTDLDNDGIPDLAAVSETSGGLRTFRGTGSFNYQAYQDLASGTKPNSLAISDINGDGMEDAAVSCSVSNDIYIYQGGSLGLLIPIARLTQSGEIVQLYWYSFGIAGSYIGVAPDEQFVQVLQGSYSMLDFPFAESGSQVRSAFAFANPSDTDAMVYFSIYNPDGTLVSDAQVQNPVAMTIQAHRQASFFTDELFGAGVSFYKPSMRAYSLNPAVQGFSLLVGAAGNLRMDGTTAMSGVSAHQVLPSPSNVPGSLDGWYSVENPGSEAATVTVTCRNAAGQAQGTPRTFDIAPDGRATFSFSQYFAGSSEPCYLDFSSDRIFEGFLYADNVEFVSAGNGLPVPDPSTDALVKYVPHFAEGRLYRSTLDLVNTGEAAALVTLRALDDDGAQIAQSQALEIPAHGMLRGDLDDLLGIDSQSADVISGFLRVESSLGGVTGVLTFSDRVGGRFASTLPIQASGGARWVFSHVAVGAIGGINYFTGITVLNAGTADAPVHFSVYDQLGALKGEGDFTVPAGRKASRMLTDFVPGLQAQAGGYVTLTCSDPSANLFTYELFGNDGLAFLSAVPAQRLQ; from the coding sequence ATGAGGAAACACGTCACGCGCGCCCTCGGGTTGCTGCTGTTCCTGTTCGGCCTGGCCGGTTCGGCCCCGGCGCTCCGGGCCGAAACCGTCATCTGGGTGGACCGCAACGACGACCTGAGCACCGGCTCGGGGCTCACGCTCCGGAAGGCCATCGAAGAGGCGAACCGGGCGCCTTCCGGCGACCTCGTGCGAATTCGCTTCAAGGCCGAGAACGCTTATTCGAGTTACCGGTTCACCCTGGGGAGCCCGCTTCCCGCCCTGGTCCACCGGAACGTCATCCTCGACGGCCAGTTCGACGACGGGAGCGGTCGCAAGGCCTGCATCCGCATCCCGGACGGCGCCGTGAACACCGGGCAGGCGATACTCCCCGTCCTCTCGGGGGGGAACGTCCTCCAGAACCTGATCATCGGGGGCGGGCGCGGCACGGCCATCCTCTTCTCGGGGTCCGCGGCGACCCTCAACCGTGTCTACCGGTGCGCCCTGGGTTACGACCCCCAGGACGAGGACAGCCCGTACGACGGGATGCGCCTGTACTACGGCATCGTGCTCAAGGACGGCGCCCACGACAACGTCGTCGGCGGGCCCGCTGCGGACGATGTTGTCCTCGGCAACCGGATCACTAACTGCAGCAAGGCCGGGATCTTCATCCTCGGGGAGACGACCAGCCAGAACGTCGTCCAGGGGAACGAGATCGGCAGTTTCACCGAGTCGAGCCTCTACGGCAACCGGGTGGGCGTCCACATCCAGGACGGCTGCCGGAACGTGGTGGGCGGGGACCACGTCTCCAAGGGCAATGCCATCACCCTGAACCAGTTCAACGGCATCCTGCTGGAGGGCCCCAACGCCGTCCAGAACTACTTCGGCCGGAACTCCATGTGGGACAACGGCCTCCTCGGCATCGACATCAGCCGCTCCCACGTGGGCGACGGGCCGAACCGGGCCTTCATCCCGGAGATGCGCCAGGGACCCAACTACTGGATCACCGCGCCGATCATCGACTCCTACTACTGCGTGACCACCATCGACCCTGAGAATCCCTTCTACTTCTATATTTCCGGTCGTGCCGTCCCGAACTCCAAGATCGAGATCTACGAGGCCGATCTGCATGTGAGCGGTTTCGGCGAGGGGAAGACCTTCCTGTCGGAGGCCGTGGTCGATGCCGAGGGGGCCTTCTTCACCGGCTTCTACGCAACCCCGAACCGATTCATCACCCTGCTGGGCAACTACCTCGGCAACAGCTCGGAGTTCTCCCAGTCCCTCCAGTTGATTCAGTCCTCGCCGACCATCCCGGTCCGGATGATCCAGTCGTGGCAATCCTTCTTCCTGATTCCGAAAGGCTTCACCCGGCAGTGCGGCTTCACGCTGTCCTCCCCGGTCGCCCTGGGCAACTCCCAGACGGTGAACCTCACCATGCTCGATTCGAAAATCGCCGAGGCGCCGTCCGCGGTGCCGGTCATGGCGGGGCGCAACTTCGGGACCTTCAGCGTCACCGGCCTGGACGGGGGCTGGACCGAGTTGATCATGCGCCAACCCCTGAACGAAGGGGGGACCTTCTGCGGGGTCACCGTCCTCTGCGACGAGGCGGAGCCCATCAACCTGGATGCCGGCCCCTTCGACCAGGTGCGGTCCCTCAACGGGAGGATCTTCTACCGGTTCTTCCGCTTCACCGCGAACGCCGGTGACGTGATCAGCGCCCTGGCCGAGCCCAACGGGGCCTCCCCCATCGACCCGGTCGTGGTGATCTTCGGCGGGCACACCCAGAACCTGGCTTTCAACAACGACTTCTCCGGGGAAATCAACTCCTTCGCCCAGACCACGATCCCCGAGGACGGGACGTACTTCGTCGGGGTGGGGGACCTCTACCGCTACCAGGGGGATGTGCTGTCCTTCCGGGTGAAGATCTCGAAGAACCCGGGCGAACTCGACATGAACACCTCGTTCGAGACCCAGCAGGCGTTTTCCACGGACGCGGCCCCCGGGCGGCTGGCCCTGGGCGACCTGAACAACGACGGGTACGACGACGCCGTGGTGGCCCTCCCCGGCCCGAAGAAGCTGCAGGTCTGCCTCAAGGACCCCCGGCCGGACGCCCGCTTCAAGGACCCCGTCTACATCGGCCTGGCGTTCACGCCCGGGGCGGTGAACATCAGCGACCTCGACGGCAACGGGTGGAAGGACATCGTGGTGGCCGGCCTGGGGAGCGGCGGGGTGACCGTCATCTACAACAACGGCCAGTTTGCCGCCAAGGGCCCCTTGAAAGAGGCGTCTCTCGACGCGATGCGGCGGTCCTTCGTTTCGGCGGCCGGAGGGGACGTCGGGGCCAACTTCGACGCCAACGCGGACGGCTACCCCGACTACGCCCTCCTCGACTCGGGGACGGGCCAGCTCCAGGTCTTCCTCAACGACACGCACGGAAACCTGGCGGCGGGCCAGTCCTTCCTGGCCGGGCTCAAACCGCTTTCCATCGCGGTCGATGACCTGGACCTGGACGGGAAGACCGACCTGGCCATCGCCGACAACACGTCCAACGCCATCAACCTCTTCGGCGGGAAGGGCGACGGCACCTTCCAGGGCAGGGGCTCCCTGGGCGGCTTCTCGGCCCCCGTGGACGTCAAGAGCACCGACCTGGACAACGACGGCATCCCGGACCTGGCAGCGGTCAGCGAGACCAGCGGCGGGTTGCGGACCTTCCGAGGGACGGGGTCGTTCAACTACCAGGCCTACCAGGACCTCGCGTCCGGCACCAAGCCCAATTCCCTGGCCATCAGCGACATCAACGGGGACGGCATGGAGGACGCCGCCGTCTCCTGCTCGGTCTCGAACGACATCTACATCTACCAGGGCGGCTCGCTCGGGCTGCTCATCCCCATCGCCCGGCTGACCCAGTCCGGGGAGATCGTCCAGCTCTACTGGTACTCCTTCGGCATCGCCGGTTCCTACATCGGCGTGGCGCCGGACGAGCAGTTCGTCCAGGTGCTCCAGGGGTCGTACTCGATGCTGGACTTCCCCTTCGCCGAGTCCGGGAGCCAGGTCCGTTCCGCCTTCGCGTTCGCCAACCCGTCGGACACCGACGCCATGGTGTACTTCTCGATCTACAACCCCGACGGGACCCTCGTGTCGGACGCCCAGGTCCAGAACCCCGTGGCCATGACGATCCAGGCCCACCGCCAGGCCTCCTTCTTCACCGACGAACTCTTCGGGGCCGGGGTGTCCTTCTACAAGCCCTCCATGCGGGCCTACTCCCTCAACCCGGCCGTCCAGGGGTTCTCCCTCCTGGTGGGCGCTGCCGGAAACCTCCGCATGGACGGCACGACGGCCATGAGCGGCGTTTCCGCGCACCAGGTGCTCCCCTCGCCCTCCAACGTCCCGGGAAGCCTCGACGGGTGGTACTCCGTCGAAAACCCCGGGAGCGAGGCGGCCACGGTGACGGTGACCTGCCGCAACGCCGCCGGGCAGGCGCAGGGGACCCCCCGGACCTTCGACATCGCCCCCGACGGGCGCGCCACCTTCAGCTTCTCGCAGTACTTTGCGGGGAGCAGTGAACCCTGCTACCTGGACTTCTCCTCCGACCGCATCTTCGAGGGTTTCCTCTACGCCGACAACGTCGAGTTCGTGAGCGCCGGCAACGGCCTCCCGGTCCCCGACCCCTCGACCGACGCGCTCGTGAAGTACGTGCCTCACTTCGCCGAGGGCCGGCTGTACCGCTCCACCCTCGACCTGGTGAACACCGGCGAGGCGGCGGCCCTGGTCACGCTGCGGGCCCTGGACGACGACGGGGCGCAGATCGCCCAGTCCCAGGCGCTCGAGATCCCCGCGCACGGTATGCTCCGCGGGGACCTGGACGATCTCCTCGGGATCGATTCCCAGTCGGCGGACGTCATCAGCGGGTTCCTGCGGGTCGAGAGCAGCCTCGGCGGCGTGACGGGCGTCCTCACCTTCTCCGACCGCGTCGGCGGCCGCTTCGCGTCCACGCTGCCGATCCAGGCCTCCGGGGGTGCGCGCTGGGTGTTCTCCCACGTGGCCGTGGGGGCCATCGGCGGCATCAACTACTTCACGGGGATCACGGTCCTCAACGCCGGGACGGCCGACGCCCCCGTCCACTTCTCCGTGTACGACCAACTCGGCGCCCTGAAGGGGGAAGGTGATTTCACGGTCCCGGCCGGGCGGAAAGCCAGCCGGATGCTGACGGACTTCGTGCCGGGGTTGCAGGCCCAGGCCGGGGGGTACGTCACGCTGACCTGCTCCGACCCGTCCGCGAACCTCTTCACCTACGAGTTGTTCGGGAACGACGGGCTGGCGTTCCTCTCGGCGGTCCCGGCCCAGCGTCTTCAGTGA
- a CDS encoding CapA family protein, protein MVPFFTFVGAMLAALASGVTGPDAPGNARARIALTGDLMCHDAQLRGGARPGGEWAFDEVFACVRPILSRADIASGNLETVLGGREARYTGYPMFNSPDALALSLRRAGFTLLTLANNHSMDRMSRGVQRTVTLLDRSGFLRTGSTPLVPSLAGGLLPPFFRVDGGDYPCLVEVRGVRVGVIAFTQLLNFPLPPQTTARTRTDDPSDIEAQLAAFRALPPDRRPDVVLAAVHWGNEYQAAPTPLQRKTARWLAENGVDVVVGSHPHVLQKAEWVTVDRGGKPAECLVLYSLGNFVSGQRTPPRDRSAIVWLEVGRAGGGLTPVKRAGFIPTFVRVRHDRGRPVFEVIPAAGAAAGTESPSPPAFPRMPEALAREVERVLTIPGGRFDRMDATVFLSGSTYRDPCPAAGAPHRRVASPSAGNASESDSGMARKNEPQGGSPCAPKPRTPSNGTPGPTRR, encoded by the coding sequence ATGGTCCCGTTTTTCACGTTCGTGGGCGCGATGCTGGCGGCCCTGGCCTCCGGGGTGACCGGTCCGGACGCCCCGGGGAACGCCAGGGCCCGGATCGCCCTGACCGGCGACCTGATGTGCCACGACGCCCAGCTCCGCGGCGGGGCCCGTCCGGGCGGCGAGTGGGCGTTCGACGAGGTCTTCGCCTGCGTCCGCCCGATCCTCTCCCGCGCCGACATCGCCTCCGGCAACCTGGAGACCGTCCTGGGCGGCCGGGAGGCCCGGTACACCGGCTACCCCATGTTCAACTCCCCGGACGCGCTGGCCCTTTCGCTGAGGAGGGCTGGGTTCACCCTGCTGACCCTGGCCAACAACCACTCCATGGACCGGATGTCGCGCGGGGTCCAGCGGACGGTGACGCTCCTCGACCGATCGGGCTTTCTCCGCACGGGCTCCACGCCGCTGGTCCCTTCCCTGGCCGGGGGCCTTCTTCCCCCCTTCTTCCGGGTGGACGGCGGGGATTACCCGTGCCTGGTGGAGGTGCGGGGTGTCCGGGTGGGCGTCATCGCCTTCACGCAGCTGCTCAACTTCCCCCTCCCGCCCCAAACCACCGCCCGCACCCGGACCGACGATCCGTCCGACATCGAGGCCCAACTGGCGGCCTTCCGGGCACTCCCCCCGGACCGTCGGCCCGACGTCGTCCTGGCGGCGGTCCACTGGGGAAACGAGTACCAGGCGGCCCCGACGCCCCTGCAGCGCAAAACGGCCCGCTGGTTGGCCGAGAACGGGGTCGACGTGGTGGTGGGCTCCCACCCCCACGTCCTCCAGAAGGCCGAGTGGGTCACGGTGGACCGCGGCGGGAAGCCCGCCGAGTGCCTGGTCCTGTACTCCCTGGGGAACTTCGTGTCGGGGCAGCGGACCCCTCCCCGGGACCGCAGCGCCATCGTCTGGCTCGAGGTGGGCAGGGCCGGAGGGGGTTTGACCCCCGTGAAGCGGGCCGGCTTCATCCCCACCTTCGTGAGGGTCCGGCATGATCGGGGACGGCCGGTCTTCGAGGTCATCCCCGCCGCCGGTGCGGCCGCGGGCACGGAATCCCCCTCCCCCCCGGCTTTTCCCCGCATGCCGGAGGCGCTCGCCCGGGAAGTGGAACGGGTGCTCACCATCCCCGGCGGACGCTTCGACCGGATGGACGCCACGGTGTTCCTCTCCGGGTCGACCTACCGGGACCCCTGCCCTGCCGCCGGCGCCCCGCACCGCCGGGTCGCATCCCCATCGGCGGGAAACGCATCTGAATCAGACTCCGGCATGGCCCGGAAGAACGAACCACAAGGAGGATCCCCCTGTGCCCCGAAGCCTCGAACCCCGTCTAACGGAACTCCGGGACCGACTCGGCGATAG